The following coding sequences lie in one Anas platyrhynchos isolate ZD024472 breed Pekin duck chromosome 15, IASCAAS_PekinDuck_T2T, whole genome shotgun sequence genomic window:
- the DECR2 gene encoding peroxisomal 2,4-dienoyl-CoA reductase [(3E)-enoyl-CoA-producing] isoform X2, which produces MAQGAAASRPPGDVEADECLREYRHLCSPDILAGQVAFITGGGSGIGFRIAEIFMRHGCRTVIASRSLQRVSEASKKLVAATGQQCLPLAVDVRQPQTIVAAVDEALREFKRIDILVNGAAGNFLCPASSLSFNAFKTVMDIDTLGTFNTSKVLFEKYFRDHGGVIINITATLGYRGQALQVHAGTAKAAIDAMTRHLAVEWGPNNIRVNSLAPGPITGTEGFRRLGGKFAEESRRFDTIPLHRAGNKTEIAHSALYLASPLSSYVTGTTLVVDGGSWLTSANDFPALLGIASSSAKL; this is translated from the exons ATGGCGCAgggcgccgccgcctcccggccGCCGGGGGACGTGGAGGCCGACGAGTGCCTGCGGGAGTACCGGCACCTCTGCAGCCCCGACATCCTGGC GGGCCAGGTGGCCTTCATCACCGGCGGCGGCTCCGGCATCGGCTTCCGCATCGCAGAGATCTTCATGAG ACACGGCTGCCGCACTGTCATCGCCAGCAGGAGCCTGCAGCGGGTGTCGGAG gCCTCAAAAAAGCTGGTGGCAGCCACGGGGCAGCAATGCCTGCCCCTGGCCGTAGACGTCAGGCAGCCTCAAACCATCGTGGCCGCGGTGGACGAGGCGCTGAGAGAGTTCAAGCGCATCGACATCCTGGTTAATG GTGCTGCGGGGAACTTCCTGTGCCCAGCCAGCTCCCTGTCCTTCAACGCCTTCAAAACCGTGATGGATATCGACACGCTGGGCACCTTCAACACCTCCAAAGTCCTCTTCGAGAAATATTTCCGG GACCACGGCGGGGTCATCATTAACATCACGGCCACCCTGGGCTACCGAGGGCAGGCTCTCCAGGTGCACGCCGGCACTGCCAAGGCCGCTATAG ACGCCATGACCCGTCACCTTGCTGTGGAGTGGGGTCCCAATAACATCCGAGTCAACAGCCTGGCGCCGGGCCCCATCACGGGCACCGAGGGCTTCCGCCGCCTGG GTGGGAAATTTGCCGAAGAATCCAGGCGGTTTGACACCATCCCCCTTCACCGCGCGGGGAACAAGACGGAGATCGCCCACAGCGCCCTGTACCTGGCGAGCCCCCTCTCCTCCTACGTGACGGGCACCACCCTGGTGGTGGACGGCGGGAGCTGGCTCACCTCTGCCAACGACTTCCCCGCCTTGCTGGGTATTGCTTCATCCTCTGCTAAGCTCTAG
- the LOC113845282 gene encoding nucleoside diphosphate kinase, mitochondrial, with protein sequence MGSLGRCLARGLLRGQLGLSLGPPRCYGSAPPELREQTLVLVKPDAVQRRLVGDVIRRFERRGFKLVAMKLLQADRGLLDKHYQQLRQKPFYPALLSYMTSGPLVAMVWEGYNVVRSTRAMVGDTNSAQAAAGTIRGDFSMHVSRNVVHASDSVETALREIGFWFQRDELVAWESSDRDYTYGP encoded by the exons ATGGGCTCCCTGGGGCGCTGcctggcccggggcctgctgcGGGGGCAGCTCGGCCTCTCCCTCGGGCCCCCCCGCTGCTACGGCTCCG CCCCCCCGGAGCTGCGGGAGCAGACGCTGGTGCTGGTGAAGCCGGACGCGGTGCAGCGGCGGCTGGTGGGCGATGTCATCCGGCGCTTCGAGCGGCGCGGGTTCAAGCTGGTGGCCATGAAGCTGCTCCAG GCGGACCGGGGCCTCCTGGACAAGCACTACCAGCAGCTGCGGCAGAAGCCCTTCTACCCCGCGCTCCTCTCCTACATGACCTCGGGGCCGCTGGTGGCCATG GTGTGGGAGGGCTACAACGTGGTGCGCTCCACGCGGGCCATGGTGGGGGACACCAACTCGGCACAGGCGGCGGCGGGGACCATCCGGGGGGATTTCAGCATGCACGTCAGCAG GAACGTGGTGCACGCCAGTGACTCGGTGGAGACGGCGCTGCGGGAGATCGGCTTCTGGTTCCAGCGGGACGAGCTGGTGGCCTGGGAGAGCAGCGACCGTGACTACACCTACGGGCCCTAG
- the DECR2 gene encoding peroxisomal 2,4-dienoyl-CoA reductase [(3E)-enoyl-CoA-producing] isoform X1 produces MAQGAAASRPPGDVEADECLREYRHLCSPDILAGQVAFITGGGSGIGFRIAEIFMRHGCRTVIASRSLQRVSEASKKLVAATGQQCLPLAVDVRQPQTIVAAVDEALREFKRIDILVNGAAGNFLCPASSLSFNAFKTVMDIDTLGTFNTSKVLFEKYFRDHGGVIINITATLGYRGQALQVHAGTAKAAIDAMTRHLAVEWGPNNIRVNSLAPGPITGTEGFRRLGGKFAEESRRFDTIPLHRAGNKTEIAHSALYLASPLSSYVTGTTLVVDGGSWLTSANDFPALLDFWAAGANPNP; encoded by the exons ATGGCGCAgggcgccgccgcctcccggccGCCGGGGGACGTGGAGGCCGACGAGTGCCTGCGGGAGTACCGGCACCTCTGCAGCCCCGACATCCTGGC GGGCCAGGTGGCCTTCATCACCGGCGGCGGCTCCGGCATCGGCTTCCGCATCGCAGAGATCTTCATGAG ACACGGCTGCCGCACTGTCATCGCCAGCAGGAGCCTGCAGCGGGTGTCGGAG gCCTCAAAAAAGCTGGTGGCAGCCACGGGGCAGCAATGCCTGCCCCTGGCCGTAGACGTCAGGCAGCCTCAAACCATCGTGGCCGCGGTGGACGAGGCGCTGAGAGAGTTCAAGCGCATCGACATCCTGGTTAATG GTGCTGCGGGGAACTTCCTGTGCCCAGCCAGCTCCCTGTCCTTCAACGCCTTCAAAACCGTGATGGATATCGACACGCTGGGCACCTTCAACACCTCCAAAGTCCTCTTCGAGAAATATTTCCGG GACCACGGCGGGGTCATCATTAACATCACGGCCACCCTGGGCTACCGAGGGCAGGCTCTCCAGGTGCACGCCGGCACTGCCAAGGCCGCTATAG ACGCCATGACCCGTCACCTTGCTGTGGAGTGGGGTCCCAATAACATCCGAGTCAACAGCCTGGCGCCGGGCCCCATCACGGGCACCGAGGGCTTCCGCCGCCTGG GTGGGAAATTTGCCGAAGAATCCAGGCGGTTTGACACCATCCCCCTTCACCGCGCGGGGAACAAGACGGAGATCGCCCACAGCGCCCTGTACCTGGCGAGCCCCCTCTCCTCCTACGTGACGGGCACCACCCTGGTGGTGGACGGCGGGAGCTGGCTCACCTCTGCCAACGACTTCCCCGCCTTGCTGG ATTTCTGGGCTGCGGGAGCGAACCCAAATCCCTGA